A genome region from Manihot esculenta cultivar AM560-2 chromosome 5, M.esculenta_v8, whole genome shotgun sequence includes the following:
- the LOC110616186 gene encoding probable WRKY transcription factor 43: MEMEGQEAPQLPPHLFSPSSSLHPPFIDPQLLPHIDWVSLLSGQAAVGDERPSTIESASVIAEEQKDRRKSGRLMKKHSRPRFAFQTKSPDDILDDGYRWRKYGQKSVKNSAYPRSYYRCTNHTCNVKKQVQRLSKDTSMVVTTYEGIHNHPCEKLMETLTPLLKQMQFLSSF, from the exons ATGGAAATGGAAGGCCAAGAAGCCCCACAATTGCCCCCCCATCTCTTCTCACCTTCCTCATCACTGCATCCTCCCTTTATAGACCCTCAACTGCTTCCTCATATTGATTGGGTCAGCCTTCTTTCCGGTCAGGCCGCTGTAGGAGATGAAAGGCCTTCAACGATTGAAAGCGCTTCTGTGATAGCTGAGGAACAAAAGGATAGGAGAAAGAGTGGACGACTCATGAAGAAACATAGTCGGCCTAGGTTCGCTTTTCAAACTAAGAGTCCCGACGATATTCTCGATGACGGCTACCGTTGGAGGAAATATGGCCAGAAATCTGTCAAAAACAGTGCATATCCCAG GAGTTACTATCGCTGCACAAATCACACATGCAATGTGAAGAAGCAAGTACAGAGGCTCTCCAAAGACACGAGCATGGTAGTGACTACTTATGAGGGCATCCATAACCATCCTTGCGAGAAGCTCATGGAAACTCTAACTCCTCTTCTTAAGCAGATGCAGTTCCTCTCTAGCTTCTAA
- the LOC110615912 gene encoding late embryogenesis abundant protein At1g64065: MVEHEQVRPLAPSTDRTSSDEEESALQSKKLRRRRCIKCCGCITAVLLTAAIVIVILIFTIFRIKNPWIKLNGVTITQLELINNTNIPKPGVNISLIADVSVKNPNIASFRYNNTTSAIYYHGEVVGEARGPPGRAKARRTMRMNVTVDIMTGKLVSSPNLSTEAGTGLLTMDSYSKIPGRVKLLNIIKKHITVTMNCSITVNISSQAIQAQKCRKKVDL, encoded by the coding sequence ATGGTGGAGCACGAGCAGGTAAGGCCTCTAGCCCCATCTACAGATCGCACAAGCAGTGATGAGGAAGAATCTGCCCTTCAATCGAAGAAATTGCGTCGCAGAAGATGCATAAAATGCTGTGGATGCATCACGGCAGTGTTGCTCACCGCCGCCATAGTGATCGTGATATTAATCTTCACAATCTTCCGCATCAAGAATCCTTGGATAAAATTGAATGGTGTGACCATCACTCAGCTCGAGCTGATCAACAACACCAATATTCCAAAGCCAGGGGTGAACATATCTTTGATTGCAGATGTTTCAGTGAAAAATCCAAACATAGCATCGTTCAGGTACAATAACACCACTTCAGCAATTTACTACCATGGAGAGGTGGTCGGAGAGGCTCGAGGACCACCAGGCCGTGCAAAAGCTCGACGGACCATGCGGATGAATGTTACGGTGGATATAATGACCGGCAAGTTGGTTTCCAGCCCAAATCTGAGTACGGAAGCGGGCACGGGGCTGCTGACAATGGACAGTTACTCGAAAATTCCAGGGAGGGTAAAACTGCTTAATATTATTAAGAAGCATATTACTGTGACGATGAATTGCAGTATCACAGTTAATATTTCAAGCCAGGCGATTCAGGCACAGAAGTGCAGGAAAAAGGTTGACCTCTAG
- the LOC110616077 gene encoding late embryogenesis abundant protein Lea14-A — MLQLLDKAKNFVVEKVVNLKKPAATVNDVDMSSVHRDYVEYFAKISISNPYSHSLPICEVSYTLKSDGRVIASGNMTDPGSLKANGVTMLNVTLKVPHSILMSLARDIGTDWDIDYELEVDLTIDLPIIGNFTIPLSNKGEIKLPTWPF; from the exons ATGTTGCAGCTGCTGGACAAGGCAAAGAATTTTGTGGTGGAGAAGGTAGTTAACCTGAAAAAGCCGGCGGCTACTGTCAACGATGTGGATATGAGTAGCGTCCACCGAGATTACGTTGAATATTTTGCCAAGATTTCTATCAGTAACCCATACAGCCATTCTTTACCCATCTGTGAGGTCTCCTACACTCTTAAAAGCGATGGCAG AGTGATAGCGTCAGGAAATATGACAGATCCTGGATCACTCAAGGCAAATGGTGTAACAATGCTGAATGTGACATTAAAGGTCCCTCATAGTATACTAATGAGCTTGGCGAGGGACATTGGCACAGACTGGGACATAGACTATGAGTTAGAAGTGGACCTCACCATTGATCTTCCTATCATTGGCAACTTCACCATTCCCCTCTCTAATAAGGGCGAGATCAAGCTCCCCACCTGGCCTTTCTGa